A genome region from Opitutaceae bacterium includes the following:
- the dinD gene encoding DNA damage-inducible protein D, which translates to MNKDLIIRMQSQFDELARTHPEEPNLEFWFARDLQEPLGYARWENFLTAIQRAIESCNTTGYEAEHHFRGVTKMVPLGSGAERPIEDFMLTRYACYLIAQNGDPRKEPIAFAQSYFAVQTRKQELIEARMQLMGRLEAREKLRASEKALSDNIFERGVGDDGFGRIRSKGDAALFGGHATQAMKDKFGITQTRPLADFLPTLTIAAKNLATEMTNHNVQQSDLRGEPSITHEHIQNNTSVRQMLGQRGIKPEALPPEEDIKKLERRVKTDEKKLERNAGRLPLPGEGA; encoded by the coding sequence ATGAACAAAGACCTCATCATCCGCATGCAGAGCCAGTTTGATGAACTTGCCCGAACGCATCCCGAAGAGCCCAATCTGGAATTCTGGTTTGCCCGGGATCTGCAGGAGCCGCTCGGCTATGCCCGCTGGGAGAACTTCCTCACCGCCATCCAGCGGGCGATCGAGTCCTGCAATACAACGGGTTACGAGGCCGAACACCATTTTCGTGGCGTCACGAAAATGGTTCCCCTCGGCAGCGGGGCGGAACGTCCGATCGAGGACTTCATGCTCACCCGCTACGCGTGCTACCTCATCGCCCAGAACGGCGACCCGAGGAAGGAGCCCATCGCCTTTGCCCAGAGCTATTTCGCGGTCCAGACCCGCAAGCAGGAACTGATCGAGGCGCGAATGCAGCTCATGGGCCGCCTGGAAGCCCGCGAGAAACTCCGCGCCTCGGAAAAGGCGCTTTCCGACAACATCTTCGAGCGCGGCGTAGGTGACGACGGCTTCGGGCGCATCCGCTCCAAGGGCGATGCCGCGCTTTTCGGCGGGCACGCCACGCAGGCGATGAAGGACAAATTCGGCATCACCCAAACCAGACCGTTGGCGGATTTTCTCCCCACCTTGACCATCGCCGCCAAGAACCTGGCGACGGAGATGACGAATCACAACGTCCAGCAGTCAGACCTCCGGGGGGAGCCATCCATCACGCACGAGCACATCCAGAACAACACCAGTGTGCGCCAAATGCTGGGCCAGCGCGGTATCAAACCGGAAGCTCTGCCACCCGAAGAAGACATCAAGAAGCTCGAACGCCGGGTGAAGACCGACGAGAAGAAACTGGAAAGGAATGCCGGACGCCTGCCCCTGCCCGGAGAGGGCGCATGA
- a CDS encoding AAA family ATPase, giving the protein MKSRLHRIEIRNFKAFREFTLDLEGRHLLIYGANGAGKSSLYWALYTFLQSARKNPKGCIAKYFEPGGPENLLNIHEDAAAKPGEIALTLRDVASKIDTTYRISKADHSTHQQPAILKGDLASDFITYRFFFGFSDFKNSQKFNVWPLFEKEILPFCVSTGGEVPLNCWNAIKSGEPNPRGYSSYAGTDAYQSFHACTTEFAAMLPGIVDAISAQAQKFYDEHFAAGDPAPIKLKLGVTTPPASTGSNQSSFQFTVPVVEFGIQVPGKPAITRPQSFLNEAKLTQLALCVRFAASLVNLRESDLKLLVLDDLLVSLDMSNRMKVVEILLSDTFAGYQKIILTHDLGFFQEFKRMVGGKHESWLFQRLKGNAKDGPVVVNEKSPLEKAQHLLIKACKIIGTC; this is encoded by the coding sequence ATGAAATCCCGACTGCATCGCATCGAGATTCGGAACTTCAAAGCCTTCCGGGAATTCACCCTCGATCTCGAAGGCCGCCACCTCCTCATCTACGGCGCCAACGGCGCCGGCAAATCATCGCTCTACTGGGCTCTCTACACCTTCCTCCAAAGCGCCCGTAAGAACCCCAAGGGGTGCATCGCAAAATACTTCGAACCCGGTGGGCCTGAGAACCTGCTCAATATCCATGAAGATGCTGCGGCAAAGCCCGGCGAGATTGCCCTCACGCTGCGTGACGTTGCATCGAAGATCGACACCACCTACCGAATCAGCAAAGCGGACCACAGCACCCACCAACAGCCAGCGATCCTGAAGGGCGATCTAGCGAGCGACTTTATCACCTATCGCTTTTTCTTCGGATTTTCTGATTTCAAGAACTCCCAGAAATTCAACGTCTGGCCTTTATTCGAAAAGGAGATTCTCCCGTTTTGCGTCTCCACCGGTGGCGAGGTGCCCTTGAACTGCTGGAACGCGATCAAGTCAGGCGAGCCAAACCCGCGTGGTTACTCAAGCTATGCGGGCACGGATGCGTATCAGTCGTTCCATGCTTGCACTACCGAATTTGCGGCAATGCTGCCCGGGATCGTGGATGCAATCAGTGCCCAGGCCCAGAAATTCTACGATGAACACTTCGCTGCGGGTGACCCCGCCCCCATCAAGCTAAAGCTGGGCGTCACGACGCCCCCGGCCTCTACGGGTAGCAATCAATCGTCCTTTCAGTTCACCGTCCCCGTAGTTGAATTTGGCATTCAGGTTCCTGGTAAGCCGGCAATCACTCGTCCGCAGAGTTTCCTCAATGAGGCAAAGCTCACCCAACTCGCCCTATGCGTTCGCTTCGCGGCGTCTCTGGTCAATCTCCGTGAATCCGATCTCAAGCTCCTCGTCCTAGACGATCTCCTCGTCAGCCTTGACATGAGCAATCGAATGAAGGTCGTAGAAATCCTGCTCTCCGATACTTTCGCCGGTTACCAGAAAATCATCCTGACCCATGACCTTGGGTTCTTTCAGGAGTTCAAGCGCATGGTCGGCGGGAAGCACGAGTCATGGCTCTTTCAACGACTCAAGGGGAATGCCAAAGACGGGCCTGTCGTTGTGAACGAAAAATCACCGCTGGAGAAGGCTCAGCACTTACTTATTAAGGCGTGCAAAATAATAGGGACATGTTAG
- a CDS encoding IS630 family transposase: MKKVRDTDCRGLGHKTLSELRRRAVARVQEGQSPEAVAKSLGINRTTIYDWLALYRKGGWSALEARKRGGRTPKLDGKTLRWLHRTITTKNPLQLKFPFALWTCEMIRELIRRRFGVKLSRTSVNRLLTQLGLSAQRPLWRAYQQNPEAVRRWMHEEFPAIREEARKCGAEIFFGDEAGVRSDHHAGTTWAAKGKTPVVTGTGARFGFNMVSAISARGSLRFMVVEGSVGAATFIAFLKRLLRDVSKPVFLVVDGHPSHKARLVSRFVEATNGRLKLFLLPGYSPELNPDELVWNSLKNGELGRKIHTTKEQMKRTAIAHLRRLQKLPNIIRSYFQKPSTAYAA, translated from the coding sequence ATGAAGAAAGTTCGCGATACGGATTGCCGCGGTCTTGGACACAAAACGCTGAGCGAATTGCGACGTCGGGCCGTTGCGAGGGTGCAAGAGGGACAAAGCCCGGAGGCGGTGGCGAAATCGTTGGGGATCAACCGGACGACGATATACGATTGGCTGGCGCTGTATCGGAAAGGCGGTTGGAGTGCCTTGGAGGCGCGCAAACGCGGCGGTCGCACGCCCAAGCTCGACGGTAAAACGCTGAGATGGCTCCATCGAACGATCACGACGAAGAACCCGCTACAGCTGAAGTTTCCGTTCGCCTTGTGGACCTGCGAGATGATCAGGGAACTGATCAGGCGTCGATTCGGGGTGAAGCTCAGTCGCACCTCAGTCAATCGACTGCTCACCCAGTTGGGATTGAGCGCCCAACGTCCGTTGTGGCGGGCGTATCAACAAAACCCCGAGGCGGTGCGGCGCTGGATGCACGAGGAGTTCCCCGCAATCCGCGAGGAGGCGCGCAAGTGTGGAGCGGAAATCTTCTTCGGAGACGAAGCCGGAGTGCGCTCCGATCATCACGCGGGCACCACCTGGGCAGCGAAGGGCAAGACTCCTGTCGTGACCGGCACAGGCGCCCGTTTCGGCTTCAATATGGTCAGTGCGATCAGCGCCCGAGGGTCCCTGCGCTTCATGGTCGTCGAAGGTTCGGTGGGCGCGGCCACATTCATTGCTTTCCTCAAGCGCTTGCTGCGTGACGTCAGCAAGCCGGTGTTCCTCGTCGTGGATGGGCATCCCTCGCACAAGGCCAGGCTGGTCAGTCGATTCGTCGAGGCGACGAACGGTCGGCTCAAACTGTTTTTGCTCCCCGGTTACAGCCCGGAGCTGAATCCCGACGAGCTCGTGTGGAACAGTCTCAAAAACGGCGAACTCGGCCGGAAGATCCACACGACCAAGGAACAGATGAAGCGCACGGCCATCGCCCACCTGCGCAGACTCCAGAAACTCCCCAACATCATTCGGTCCTATTTTCAGAAACCAAGCACGGCATACGCCGCTTAA
- a CDS encoding ATP-binding protein, producing MNKPAHFSVDPRVATILGENYSSSERALRELIDNAWDAEARSVRITLPAPMTTDPIIVQDDGNGMKEQELRQEYLNIASPHISRKGDRTPSLNRLVKGRRGVGKFSGLILADVMEVVTRANGTQTRITISKSALLAAGKDIEQVPLPVEAETCEKEQHGTTVILKNLNPRLNFPQADKLREILAYDYGRESGIEIFINGDRVHRHEIQGTKFTKNYTLPDGKTATVSWTVSEKPVAARNAGIVLRAGEKAIGKPHHWGLEHEEQLTDRLRNRVVGEARIEPETIELTAAGGDVIESDKNFEYLSQAIKEDVKASLSEVHTGEVNLAKARWTQLMKRRLEAVPEHRRAIAEDRLEKLISRSYQEGEKEERITILINLVLDALETDEYWTVCKEVEAAEKADVFVFAQALDKFGLADLAFIGQQAERRRTYLDSLDKLATDAATTEGQMHTALQHSLWIFGNEYSLMASNRQLRSIVQDFTEKTYKGTDATDRPDLLLAANVEGRHLLIEFKRPSITVGRDAESQAMKYADTLSGQLGIGLDILIVGGQVDQKLQSDYSGKRTKFLSYRAVVANARTQLEWLLRQLNEKP from the coding sequence ATGAACAAACCCGCCCACTTCTCCGTCGATCCGCGTGTCGCCACGATTTTGGGCGAGAACTATTCATCCAGTGAGCGCGCCCTGCGCGAACTCATCGACAACGCGTGGGACGCCGAGGCCCGCTCCGTGCGAATCACGCTCCCTGCGCCGATGACGACCGATCCCATCATAGTCCAAGACGACGGCAATGGGATGAAGGAGCAGGAGCTTCGCCAAGAGTATCTCAACATCGCCAGTCCCCACATCAGCCGCAAAGGCGACCGCACGCCTAGCCTCAACCGTCTCGTCAAGGGCCGGCGCGGCGTCGGTAAGTTCTCCGGTCTTATCCTCGCCGACGTAATGGAGGTCGTTACCCGCGCAAACGGCACGCAGACCCGAATCACCATTTCCAAATCTGCCTTGTTGGCCGCAGGCAAAGACATCGAACAAGTCCCGCTACCGGTGGAAGCAGAGACCTGTGAGAAGGAGCAGCACGGCACCACGGTAATTCTGAAAAACCTGAATCCACGCCTCAACTTCCCTCAAGCCGACAAGCTCCGCGAGATTCTGGCCTACGATTACGGGCGAGAAAGCGGTATCGAGATTTTCATCAACGGAGACCGAGTTCATCGCCACGAAATCCAAGGAACCAAATTCACCAAGAACTACACCTTGCCCGACGGCAAAACCGCCACCGTGAGCTGGACGGTAAGCGAAAAACCCGTCGCCGCGCGCAACGCCGGCATCGTTCTTCGCGCCGGTGAAAAGGCCATCGGCAAGCCTCATCACTGGGGTTTGGAGCATGAAGAACAACTCACCGATCGTCTGCGCAACCGTGTCGTCGGTGAGGCCAGAATCGAGCCGGAAACCATCGAACTTACCGCCGCGGGCGGAGACGTAATCGAGAGCGACAAGAACTTCGAATACCTCAGCCAGGCCATCAAGGAAGACGTCAAAGCCAGTCTTTCTGAAGTCCATACTGGCGAGGTCAACCTCGCAAAAGCCCGCTGGACACAGTTGATGAAACGGCGTCTGGAAGCTGTTCCCGAGCATCGCCGAGCAATCGCCGAAGACCGTCTTGAAAAACTGATCTCCCGCAGCTATCAGGAGGGCGAAAAGGAGGAGCGTATTACCATCCTCATCAACCTGGTGTTGGATGCTCTGGAAACGGACGAGTATTGGACGGTTTGCAAAGAGGTCGAAGCAGCGGAGAAAGCCGATGTTTTCGTCTTTGCCCAGGCGCTCGACAAATTCGGTTTGGCCGACCTCGCCTTCATCGGCCAGCAAGCGGAACGGCGGCGCACGTATCTGGACAGCTTGGACAAGCTTGCGACCGACGCAGCGACGACCGAAGGCCAGATGCACACGGCACTGCAACACAGCCTCTGGATTTTCGGAAACGAATACAGCCTCATGGCGAGCAATCGCCAGCTCCGCAGTATCGTCCAAGACTTCACGGAGAAAACCTACAAAGGCACGGACGCCACGGACCGCCCCGACCTGCTTCTCGCCGCCAACGTCGAAGGCCGACATCTCCTGATCGAATTCAAGCGTCCATCGATCACCGTTGGCCGTGACGCGGAGAGCCAAGCCATGAAGTATGCCGACACGTTGTCCGGCCAGCTCGGCATCGGCTTGGACATCCTGATCGTTGGCGGCCAGGTGGATCAAAAGCTTCAATCCGACTATTCCGGCAAGCGAACGAAGTTTCTTTCTTACCGTGCCGTGGTCGCCAACGCCCGCACCCAACTCGAATGGCTGCTACGCCAGCTCAATGAGAAACCCTGA